aaaaaaaaaaaggtttggagaatcaaaatgggtgttggctcacggtggttaatggaggttttggggGTTTTTTTTGCACATAGGGTAGAGAGGGTTTGAGGAAGATGACCGTTCGGGTCTAGGGAAGGGGTTATAaagcacttttaacttcggttttttggtaaaaaccgaagtagaaagtggactttctacttcggtttttaccaaaacACCGAAGTTAAAGGTCCATAAGTGATATGGCCTTGTGCACTTTTAACtttggtttttaggtaaaaatcgAAGTGGAaggtgcactttctacttcggtttttacctaaaagccgaagttaaaagtgcacaaGGGCCGCGTTTGGTTTGGCCAGCTTTTTGCATTTTTACTATCTCTAAACATAATATAAGGGCTTGTGCAAACAAACACGGCCCTctccactatgaatttttcactttgtttttttaaaaaagcgaagtaatatgtaatttttttcagagcgccaatttgaaaagcgaagtaaaagagtttgaaaatgtttttacttcgctttttttgtatgctcactataaaaaccgaagtaaaaacttatatttctagtagtgtggAGACGACGGGGCTGATAGTCTGCTTGCACATCTCTGGGAAGTGTCGCGAACGTATTAAAGAGAGCGACCTAGTCCGCGACTCAACCCAGATTATTATTCGGTAATTTCGTTCTTTTTTATTTCTGCAGCAACTATCTCATCAATATataacatcattttttttctttctagcataaaattatataattatattctaATAGATAGGAAACATGCATACAAAAAAACACTTTTCTTTTTTAGAGGAACACATGTTTTACTAGTACTAGTCGTCCGAACAACATGAGTTCCTCTGATCAGGGACAACCTTAAAAATTACAGTAGTAAAAGAAAGAGGAAAcataaaacttaaatttaatattGCCAAGTGGTGATCATGATATCGCCATCATGTTTTGGAAGGACGAGACCCCTAAACACTATTAATCGTGTCATCGTGTTCATatcttcctttcttttcttctatAAAATAGATAtagcaataataaaaattattattataaattaatggGCTAGAACGGGTTGCACATCTGGCACTGTAATGGGAAACTCGTCGATTTCATCGATCCAGGGATTCTTCTCCTTGTCCGGATTGACGGACCGGATTGCTTTCCAAACTGCACTGTTGCATTTAAAACCCGACCCGAATGCAATTTGCCAAACCCGATCTCCTCTCCGGACCCTACCTTTGGCTTCAGTGTAAGCCAGCTCGTACCAAAGAGAGCTACTAGAAGTGTTTCCAAACCTGTAAAGGGTCATTCTAGAAGGTTCAACGTGCCATTTAGTGAGATTCAGGTTCTTCTCGATCTCATCAAGGACTGCTCGACCACCGGCGTGGATACAAATATGTTCAAAAGCTAGCTTGAAATCAGGCACGTACTGCTTGATCTTCATCCTAAGCATTTTCCTCCCCACTAGATTAGCCAAAAAGAGGATTTGTTCCGATACGGGGAGGACTAAGGGGCCTAACATGGTAATATTGGTCTTGATGGCGTCTCCGGCCACCGTGAGGAGATCCCTCGAGAGCTTGACGCCAACTTCTCCGTTGTCGTCTTCTTGTTGTATCACGCAGCGATAGCTCATATCGTCGGCGCCCTTGTGTGTCCGTAAGGTGTGCATGAGTTGGTATTTGGAACGGCGGCGTTCGGAGGATTTGTTTGTTAGGAGGACCGCGGCGGCGCCGAGGCGGAACAGGCAGTTGGTGATGAGCATTGATTTGTTAGTGCCGCCGTACCAGTTTAGGGTCATACTTTCCGTACTCACCACTAGGGCATACGTGTTCGGTTGGTCCTAATAATATGTACAGTACATTCAAAATAtcatttagttaattatttaaaatatataaatatattaacatACACGCGCGCGTGTTGCATTAACTAAACTCAATATGAAACTATCTAGATCGGTTACATAATTTATGCCGTGATAAGTCGGTACAGATATGCACATGTTCCTATGGATACTcgatttatatatatactttttttgtTATTGAGTCAAAATTGAGTAGCATTGAAAATAAGACCAATACTGCAAAAAAACTCCCGTGTAAGTAAAAGACAACTATGTTTATGAACATACATAGTCAATAATGTGCTGATGGTGGATCAGTTTTGGAATATCATATATAATACGTCATTTTCATAAGCTGAAGATCTCAATGTATTTACTTCCTACCATGGAGAGTGCTGAGCTAAATATTTTGACAACACTTGACATATGGACAATGCATGATTCTATAAAATGAAAGTTtatagatgatatcttattcTAGCTAGATATCACTACCCATAAAACTGAAAATTTTCCTGAAACAAAACAGGCGACAACATGTGCATGGACACAGCAACTTCATGATATATATACAAGTCAATGCTTTTTATGTTGTCTTACTAACGTTGTccgtattattttttatatataaatatatatatatatatatttgtgtgtgtgataattaagtattttaataaaCAAACCTGTAGCAAACGTTTGGCAAGGTCAACAGAAATAATGCCAGCGCTGCATCCCATCCCACCAAGACTATAGCTCAAAATGTTCCCTCTAAGCTTGTAACGGTTAACAACCATGGCTGAAAGCGATGGTGTAGGATTGAACAAGCTACAGTTGACCACCAAAATCCCAATATCCTTGACATTGACTCTTGTCTTGGCCAACAACTCGTCTATTGCCCCAAACATCACCATCTCCACCTCCTCCCTCGCCTTCTCCATCGTTGCTATGGGCGGGTCCTCCAGTGCTGCCTTGGGCACGTATGTCTTCTGTCCGTAGCCTGATCTCTCAATGATCTTCTGGTGAAACCCTAGAAGCTCGTCGCTGAAGGTGTTGGCTAGCTCAGTTTGCCGCATGAACGTTTCGCGGCTGCACATTAGGCTGGGCTCCGGCTTGAAGCAGGAGAAGTCGAGAAGATAAACGTCGCGAGGGCGCCATGAGAAGTAGAGCGTGACGAGGCACACAGTAAGGGCCGTGCACACAAGAGTGCCGGAGACAAGGCCCAGCTCGAAGTGTTGGAAGAGTTGAACAATATCTTCAAGCGAGAGGTGGCCTAGGGCTATGATGAGTGGAAGAAGGAACAGATACATTGCATTTGAGATTAAGTAGTGGTAACCAAGTTTGACGTACTTGAGTTTCACTGAGTTTTTTCTGTTCTCTATGCTTCGAGCATCTTGTTTCTCGTTCCTCATATTTTGAGCTGTTGAACACaaaaaaaatgagattattatGGCCTGGTTGAATTGATAAAATATGGATTAAAGAAACTCCTAGTTGCTAAATACGGAAGGTATTTATGAGGTTGTACAAAGTACTAAGAAAATGTTAGACAGCGATGAAAGGAAAGTTGATTGTGCAATATGAGAATGGTTTGTGGTTTTTATAGACGAAGAGAAAGCGTATAATATAATTGAGGaacttaatttaaatttattggcATTTCCTACCCCCTGACTCGTGATATAAATGTAAGCCAACTATCGCCATAACTATCCACAACTACCACTTGTACTCTGGTGAAATCCATCGtatatatttatgtaattatCCCATGGTAGATATAAATTCATGTACAATACCAATTATATGTGATTTATATATTCGCACACTTTGGGAAAGGGGTTTAAATATTTAGGAGAAATAGGCAGGGAGCTAGCAGGACGTAAATGAGGAcgattatttgtgatttttaattttAGAGCAAGATGAATTAaaatttctgtttttttttttggacaaaagAATTACTATTTCATTAATAAGAATTATTGATAAAAATATTaccaaattattttaaaaaataagtaaaaaaaattgaGAAGGGAAGTCTCCCCTCATTCCTAACTGGCTTCGTACTTTGAGATGGGTATAGGTTGGCATACGTGGGAGATAGTTCCAAATTGATGACACATACATGAATAATTTAtttctttaaaatatatttatatatacaaataGTTGGGAAAATTGCTGAGAAAATTTATATGTAGCGCTTAAATGTCTAAGTATTTTTTTTGTGGGGAAAATCACTACTGTTAGTATTTTAGTAAGCAGTTGGTCTTTGGCCATTGAATATATTAAGAGTGCCACCTGCCTTTACCagattgaataaaaaaaaatactacatATGAATTTAACTGctacaaatatatctacatacgAATTTGCCCCATAAGTATCCCTATTTTATGTCATTATTTTTAGCcacatttaaattttataaataattttatttctaattatataaatatatattttttattcattttatagtatCATTTctttaatttattgaataattttgatgaatttatattaatttatcattattattaatattaattaatttatctaaaatgtacaataaaataaagaaattacactataaaatgataaaaaaaatattaaaaatatatatataattagaagtaaaaaaatttataaaacataaatgtgacaaaaaataataatataaaatatggtcATTTGTAACAAAACTCGTTATGTAGTTATATTTGTAGTACTTAATTTTTTGCGTGGTATTTTTTTTATCCAATCTAGTATGGATATGTGACCATTAATAATAGTAATACACTAATAATAGAAATTTTCGcggtaaaataaattatatttaaatgttaCAAACATCACTAAATAAGATTTTCAAGGGA
The Humulus lupulus chromosome 6, drHumLupu1.1, whole genome shotgun sequence DNA segment above includes these coding regions:
- the LOC133782424 gene encoding 3-ketoacyl-CoA synthase 11-like; translation: MRNEKQDARSIENRKNSVKLKYVKLGYHYLISNAMYLFLLPLIIALGHLSLEDIVQLFQHFELGLVSGTLVCTALTVCLVTLYFSWRPRDVYLLDFSCFKPEPSLMCSRETFMRQTELANTFSDELLGFHQKIIERSGYGQKTYVPKAALEDPPIATMEKAREEVEMVMFGAIDELLAKTRVNVKDIGILVVNCSLFNPTPSLSAMVVNRYKLRGNILSYSLGGMGCSAGIISVDLAKRLLQDQPNTYALVVSTESMTLNWYGGTNKSMLITNCLFRLGAAAVLLTNKSSERRRSKYQLMHTLRTHKGADDMSYRCVIQQEDDNGEVGVKLSRDLLTVAGDAIKTNITMLGPLVLPVSEQILFLANLVGRKMLRMKIKQYVPDFKLAFEHICIHAGGRAVLDEIEKNLNLTKWHVEPSRMTLYRFGNTSSSSLWYELAYTEAKGRVRRGDRVWQIAFGSGFKCNSAVWKAIRSVNPDKEKNPWIDEIDEFPITVPDVQPVLAH